The Caproicibacterium amylolyticum genome includes the window AAAACGCACTGCTCAAAGTGCTGGAGGAACCGCCGGCATCCGTACAGTTTTTGCTGACTTGCGACCGCGCCTCTTCCCTGCTGGCAACTGTGCGCAGCCGGTCACAAATTTACACGCTGACAGAGGCACAGCCGCCGCAGGATGACGGCCTTGCAGAACAGATTGCGCTGGCAGTGTGCAGTTCAAAAGAGAGCGGCCTGCTTTACCTGACTGCTCCTCTGCTGCGGGACAAACTGCGCCTGCGTGCGGTGCTGGAGCGCCTGACTCTGCTGTTTCGAGATGCTTTGGCACTGCGCAGCGGCGGCAAAGCGCTGCTGCCGGAGGATGAGACAGCATACAAGCTGGCACAGTCGCTGACCCGTGCGCAGCTGTATCAGATGACACAGACCACAAGGGAAGCCCGCGGCTGGGTAGAGCGCAATGCAAACACACCGCTGATGGTGACCGTTTTATGCGCGCGTCTGCGCAGTGAAGCAGCGGCATTTTAAATTGTATTTTTCAGCAATTTTTCGTCAAGAATCATATATAAAAAAGGAGGCACCATGGCAAAAGTAATTGGGGTTCGATTTAAAAATCTTGGTAAAGTCTATTACTTTGACCCGGAAAACCACGAAATCAAAATCGGCGACCATGTCATTGTGGAAACTGCGCGCGGTGTTGAGTGCGGCGAAGTAGCTATGCCGAACCGTGAGATTGCAGATGACCATATTGTACAGCCGCTGCGGCCTATTATCCGGGTTGCAACGGATGCGGACATGGACAAGCTGGCGGAAAACTGCCGCCGTGAAATAGATGCGTTTTCAATCTGCCAGAAAAAAATAGCGGCGCACGGTTTGGAAATGAAGCTGGTCGATGTGGAGTATACCTTCGACAACAGCAAGATTCTGTTTTATTTTACCGCAGACGGCCGTGTGGATTTCCGTGAGCTGGTCAAGGACCTTGCCGGCGTGTTCCGCACACGAATTGAACTGCGGCAGATTGGTGTGCGTGACGAGGCCAAGATGCTGGGTGGGTTGGGTCTGTGCGGCCGGCCATTCTGCTGCAGCCAGTTTTTGGCAGGATTCCAACCGGTTTCTATTAAAATGGCAAAGGAACAGGGACTTTCGCTGAATCCGGTCAAAATTTCCGGAACCTGCGGTCGGCTGATGTGCTGTCTGAAATATGAGCAGGAAGCATATCAGGATTTACAGCGCAATACACCGCCGCAGGGCAGCTATGTCAGTACTCCGGAGGGAAAAGGAATCGTTGTGGGTGTCGGCCTGCTGACCGGCGTTCTGCAGGTGCACTTGGACAGTGCTTCACCGGAAGCGGCTCCCATCAGCTGTAAGGTCAGCACGGTGAAGGTTCTGCATGGCCCGGTGGCGCGCACACGGCAAAAACCAAAGCCCAAAAAAGAGGATGCGCAGGCAGATCAGGAGAGCAAAGAGTCATAATTGCTCGGTATTCTATGGATTCAGAGAATTTGTCCTTGCATTTCAGTGAAAGTATGATAAAATAATAACGGAATATAATAATGGAGGTGTGTCAAAATGGCATATCAGATTGGCAGCGAGTGCATTTCCTGCGGCGCTTGTGCAGCAGAATGCCCGGTAAGCGCGATTGCTGAGGGCGACGGCAAGTATGAAATCAACGAGGATACCTGCATTTCCTGCGGTTCCTGCGCGGGCGTTTGCCCCGTTGGCGCTCCTAAAGAGGCCTAATTACGTTGAAACAAAGAAGGACGGTACGCTTAACGGTGTGCCGCCCTTTTTTTGTAAAAACATTGACATTTACAAAAACTGGATATATAATCCGAAAAAGGGGGAACATAATGACGCAGCTGGTGAATGAGAATAAGAAGAAAACCGGCACGCTGCCCTTTCGGCTGCTGCTGATTGCTGCAGGGGCGAGAATACTGTTAAAGCTGTTTGTTTCCTATTTGTTCCCGCTGTCTCGTCTACTATTGCGCTTTGTTGTCTGTCCGCTTTTGCTGATACTAATTATCTTGACCATTTTGAAAGCCGGCGGCAGGCAGAGAAAAAAGAGGGTTCTCTGCGGCGTGGCGCTTGCGGTAGGGGCGATTATTTTTTCTTTTTTGCCGATTGACCGTCAGCTGGAGCAGGCGCGCTTTCAAACTTCAAAAAGCTGGTACAGCAGCGCAGCTGCTGCGGTACAGAAAAAGATAAAGGACAAAGGAACCGAAAAAGGAACCGTTCAGCTTTCATTTCCGGATACGCTGTTGGTACCCGGTTACAATGGTGAAGTGGATTACTTGAAAGCTGGAAACTCTGTGGCGATTGCATTTCACGCGTCTGCTTCTTTGTCCGTACAGCGCTTTTTTGTGTATGTATCAGATGAAACGGCAAAAGAAGTTTTAAGGAATCCGCGTAAATATTACGGCAGCAGCTTCACAGGCGCAGTTTTTCAGCAGCAGGAAGCGCTATCTGATTCACATTGGCTGTATGCTTTTACATGGGGTTCCGACCTGCCGCCCAGCGACCCGAATATTTGAAAATCCTGCTTTCAGCGGCAAGCTGTCTGAAAGCAGGATTTTTTTGCGTTCTGTACATTGGTTTGCTATAATAATAAATAGGTTACAAAAGCGAGCGGAGTACAGAACCACCGGTACTTTTGTGTACCCTCAGTGAACAGAAGGGAGCATCCTTTTTATGCAGTTGAACCCCACAGAGCATTTGGAACCAATCGGCGGCGGATACAGCGTCATTGTTAGCCCAGAGCACACGTTCAGCACCGATACCATTCTGCTTGCGCACTATGCCATGCCGAAACCGAATGAGCGCTGTGCGGAGTTTGGCACCGGCTGCGGGATGATTTCCCTGCTGTGGTGCAGCCGCGGTGCCACCCGCGCGGTTTATGCGCTGGACATTCAGCCGCAGGCATGCAGTCAGGCACGGCGGGGTGCCGAGCTAAACGGTTTTTCACAGATGCAGGTGCTGGAGTATGACCTGCGCAGAATCCTGACGGAAAAGGCGAAGGACCTTCCCTTCCCGGCTAATTTGGATTTGGTAGCGTGCAACCCGCCATACAAACCGGTTGGAACCGGTATTCAAAATCCGCAGGACAGTAAGGCTGACGCCCGTCATGAAACCGGCTGTACTTTTGAGCAGATTGCGCAGGCTGCTGCCAGATTGCTCCGTTGGGGCGGGCGCTTTGTGTGCTGCCTGCGCCCGCAGCGGCTGGCAGAAGTCTGCGGCATCCTTTCCGCAGCCGGTTTAGAGCCAAAACGTCTGCGATTGGTGCAGCATCGGCTCCAGAAAGCACCCTCCCTGTTCCTGCTGGAAGCACGTCGCGGCGGAAAGCCCGGACTTGCAGTGGAGGCGGTGCTGCTTCTGGAAGACGAACAGGGAAACTGTTCCCTGGAAATGAAAAAAATCTACGGTGAATATGGAGAAGGACATAAATGAGCGGAACATTATATATCATCGGTACACCGATTGGAAATTTGGGAGATTTGTCCCCGCGGGCGGTGAAAATCCTAAGCAGCGTGGATTTTATTGCGGCGGAGGATACCCGCGTTACGCTGAAACTTCTGACGCATTTTGGCATTAAAAAGCCGTTAATCAGTTACTTTGAACACAACAAAATGGAACGCGGAGAAATCATACTGGCACGCGTGGAGGCCGGCGAAAATTGCGCACAGGTCAGCGATGCCGGCATGCCCGCGATTTCCGACCCCGGCGAATTGTTGGTGAGGCAGGCACATGAGCGCGGCATTCCGGTCGTTGCGGTTCCCGGCCCAAGCGCGGTGATAACGGCACTGGCAGTTTCCGGCCTGCCGACCGGCCGCTTTACGTTCGAGGGATTTTTAAGCGTCAATAAAAAAAGCCGCCGCGAACATTTGGCGGAAGTCAAGAATGAGCACCGAACGATGGTGTTTTATGAAGCGCCGCACAAGCTGCTGACAACGCTGACGGATATGCTTGCCGCGTGGGGTGACCGTCCGCTGGCACTGGTGCGCGAGCTTACTAAGATACACGAAGAAGTGCGGCGCACAACGCTTTCGGAGGCGGTGGCGTATTATACAGAAAACCCGCCGCGCGGCGAATTTGTGCTGGTAATTGCCGGTGCGCCGCAGCAGGCAGAGCAGCAGGCGGAAACATTGGAGGATGCTGTGAAACTTGCACAATCGCTGATAGACGGCGGTGCGGCTGCATCTGCTGCAGCAAAGGAAGCAGCCAGTGTGACCGGCTATAAAAAGAATGAAATTTACCGTTTGCTGCAGCAAAAGCCCGTACAGTAAAAGTTTCACCTGCCTTTTTAAAGGCGGTAGGGTGTGGGGAGAATCCCCACGAACCTATCTCTGGACCGTAAAGCACTTCGGGTCAAAAGCAGTACACAGGAGCGTCCTCTGCGGCGGCGAAGCTACGCCGCAAGAAAGACCTTGGAGCGCTGCTTCAAACCTCGCCATCCTTGTGAACCTACCCCATTCTGGGCACGCGAGGCTGGCGAAAACTTTAACATAAGAGTCAAACGATTAGCGCATGAAAAAAGGAACCGTTGAAAAATCAACGGTTCCTTTTTATTCGTCCAAGTCATCCAAAATAACATGCCCTTCCCGCCGGGTGGCGTTCAGGTCAATTACGCGCTGGTTTCGGCTGCCGCGGAAGTACAGGGTTAAGTCGCGCTGCGCTTCTATATAAGGTCCGTCAACCAGGTAATCTGCAAGACGCAGCAGATGCTGTACAGTTTCATCTGATTTTTGAGAGAGCTGTTCATAAGTCCAGCCGGAGTAAATCGTAATGTCCAGCTTAGTTTCTGCTTTTATGCGTTCTGCCAGGTCGGAAAGTCCTGCAGCTTGACAAAAAGGTTCCCCACCGGAAAAAGTCACACCCCTTAGCATGGGGTTTGCCTGTATTTCGGCAATCAGCTTGTCAATCGGCACCAGAGAACCACCGCTAAAGTCATGTGTCTGCGGGTTCTGGCATCCGGGACAGTCGTGCGGGCAGCCCTGTACAAAGATAGTGTAGCGGATGCCGCGTCCGTCAACGATAGATTCCGGCTCTGTTCCGGCCAACCGCAGTTCAGTGCAGGCCATGCTTTACACGGTCCTTTTCTTCGGCAGCTTTTGCGTTGTTCCAACGGTCCATGGTACCCACCAAGTAGCCTGTAATGCGGCGAATACGCTCAAAACCGACACCGTCACCAACCATGTTGTTCTTTTCAATCAAACGCTCTGTCATAATTTTATTGCTCCTTTTTTATGTTTTTAATATTAAAAGATTGAATTAAAAATTGTCTTACATTACTTTCTGTCGCTTTCTTAGAAAGCAACCGCAGTGCGGCGCGCGAACCACCGCGACCTTGCCCTTAGTATCCTAAGAAGCGCTCGCGGGTTTGGAAGCCTGCTGCGTACTGCTTTTTTACATCAAGGACTTTACGGTCAAGGGATAAGACCGTGGGCTTCTCCCACACTCACCGCCTTTGAAAAGGCGGGCGAGATTTTTAATGTAGGGCTTTTTTCAGTGTCCGTCACAGCCGCAGCCGTCGATTACTGGCATATGCGGGTATTTTTTGCGCAGCTCGTTCAGTCGCTCAATGCTGACCGGTTCACCTTCCCGGCGGCCGCAGCGCGGGCAAACATTGTCAATCACACCGTTATAGCCACACACTGGGTCGCGGTCTACCGGATGGTTCACACTGCCGTAACCGATGCCGGCTTCCTTCATGCAGCGAATGACCGCTTCGAAGGCGTCCAGGTTCTTGCAGGTGTCGCCGTCAAGTTCCACGTAAGAAATATGACCGGCATTTGTAAACGCATGGTACGGTGCCTCTGTGCGAATCTTTTTGAAAGCGCTGATTGGATAATACACCGGAACATGGAAAGAGTTGGTGTAGTAATCGCGGTCGGTAATGCCGGGCAGAATACCGTACTTTACCTTATCAATCTTTACAAACTGACCGGAAAGTCCCTCTGCCGGGGTAGCCAGCAGGGTGAAATTCAAACCTGTTTTTTCGCTTTCGTCATCCATGCGCTTGCGCATATGACCGATGATTTCAAGTCCAATCTTCTGACTTTCTTCGCTTTCGCCGTGATGTTTGCCGGTCAGGGCCACCAGTGTTTCGGCAAGGCCGATAAAGCCGACGGAAAGGGTGCCGTGCTTAAGCACTTCTGCAACACTGTCATCCGCGCCAAGTTTTTCGGAGTCGATCCAAACGCCTTGTCCCATCAGGAAAGGATAGTTGTAAACTTTTTTGCTGCACTGAATTTTGAAGCGGTGCAGAAGCTGGCGAATGCACAGGTCAATGCGGTCATCCAGCAATTTGTAAAACTTTTTCAGGTCATGGTGTGCTTCAATGCCAATACGCGGCAGGTTGATGCTGGTGAAGCTCAGGTTGCCGCGTCCACAGGTAACTTCCTTGCTGCGGTCATGCACATTGCCCATGACACGTGTGCGGCAGCCCATGTAGGCAACTTCGCTGTTGTAGGAGCCATCGTAATACTGCAGGTTGAACGGTGCGTCAATAAAGCTGAAGTTCGGGAACAGACGCTTTGCACTGGTCTTCATAGCCAGTTTAAACAGGTCGTAGTTCGGGTCTTCCGGGTTATAGTTGATACCTTCTTTGACCTTGAAAATCTGCACAGGGAAAATCGGTGTTTCGCCGTCACCTAGCCCGGCATCTGTTGCGAGCAGCAGGTTGCGCATAACCATGCGTGCTTCTGGGCTTGTGCAGGTACCATAGTTGATACTGGAGAACGGAACCTGGGCACCGGCGCGGGAGTTCATGGTGTTCAGGTTGTGAATCAGCGCTTCCATTGCCTGATAAGTGGCCTTGTCGGTTTCTTTCCAAGCTGTGTGTGCGGCGAAGCGGTGCGCAGCGTGTGCCTGCTCTTCCGTGATTTCCTGATAGCCGTTCTTACGCTGATGTGCTGGCAGCAGCACGGTAAGCTTCTGTTCCAATTCCTCGCCGTTGTCCATGGAAATTGTGTCCAGCAGCTCTTTGTACAGGAAAGAGGCAAGTCCCTCGGCATCCTTAGCGGGCATGGAAAGTGCGGCTTCAAAGTACAGCGAAAGTCCCAGCCGGTACATCTTTTTGTAGGTCTTTTTAACGCCCGGCTCCATGGAATAGTCAAAATTCGGCACGGCCTGTCCGCCGTGCATTTCATTCTGGTTTGCCTGAATGGCAATGCAGGCAAGGGCTGCATAGGAGCGGATGTCATTTGGCTCCCGCAAAGTGCCGTGGCCGGTGCAAAAGCCGTTTTTAAACAGCTTGAGCAGGTCAATCTGGCAGCAGGTCTCGGTGAGCATATAAAAATCTTCGTCATGAATGTGAATGTCGCCGCCCAGATGTGCAGCGGCAATATCCTTTGGCAGTACATAGTTGTTAATAAAGTACTTGCTGCCTTCGCTGCCATATTTGAGCATGGTGCCCATAGCAGTGTCGGCATCGATGTTGGCGTTCTCACGCTTTAAGTCAACATCTTTTGCGTCGCAAAAGGTCAGTTCTTTATAAATGTCCATCAGGTCGCCCTCGGCCTGACGGATTTTATTATGCTCCGCACGGTACAAAATATAGGCCTTGGCGGTCTTGGCATAATCGGCGGCGATCAGCTGCGCCTCTACCATATCTTGTACCTGTTCTACGGTTGGGACTTTTCCGGCGGGCAGTGCGCTGATGATTTTATCGGTCAAAGCATCCAGCTGTGCAGAAGAAAAAGATTCACCTTCTACGGACTGGTTTGCCTTAGAAACAGCGCGGCGGATTTTGCCCTTGTCGAAAGAGACAAGGTTGCCGCTGCGCTTACGGATTTGAGTAAACATTCAGATTCCTCCGTTGTAGATTACGCAAAAAGCGTTCAAATGGAACTAAAAAATATTCTAACACCGGTGCTGCAAATTGTCAAACAAAAAATACCGCATGTAGACATAACATTGCTGTATATTACTATATATTGTGCATTATGATGTGACGCTTTTCAAACTATCAACAGAGTTATCAACAGCCTTCGACAGAAACAAAGGGCAGAACGGCGGCAGTTTTTGCAGCTTTCCACTTTTTTCAACCAGTTATCAACAGGTAGGAACAGAACACAAAAAAATCTTTTTTGAACACTATCTGTAGTGTAAAGGAGTTACAGGTGCTCTGCCCAACTGCAAAGCAGCGCGGCAGCCTTCAATGCACCGGCCGCTTTTTCGGTAACACGGTACTCCACGCGGGGCGGAATCTGCTGAAACTGCTTGCGCTCCGCCAGACCGGCAGCGCACAGCTCCTTTAGGCTTTGGCTGAGCATCATGTCTGTAATCCCCTCGATACGGGTCCGTATTTCGCCGTAGCGCAGGCTTTCACTGTCACTGAGGGCAAGGAGGATGCGCAGCTTCCATTTGCCGCCCACGGTCTCCACAGCGCGGCAGAGGAGTGCATCACTTTTCTTAGAAACAGCAGGAGCGGCAGACGCTTCAGGGACAGCTGCCGGCTGTTCGCGCAGCCGTTTTTTGTTCTTTTTTTCCTTGCTTTTCTCTTTTTTCAAGGCGTATCCTCCCCTTTCCGGCGGCGGGCAGCCGCTGCGGCAGAGTACACACAGCCGCAGTAATTCTGCCGGTACAGGCTGTACTGGTGAGAAAGCACAATGCTGCGCTGGTAGCCGCCGCGCTTTTTAAAGTCAGAAGGCAGCCAGCGAACACCTGCCTGTGCGGCGAGTTCCTGTCCGATTTCATTGAGCTTCTGTGCGTTCTTGTGCGGGCTGATGGAGAGTGTGGTGGTAAAGTAATCGAAACCGCCCGCTTTTGCCGCCTGTGCAGCCTCAGCAAGCCGCAGACGGTAGCAGGAAAAGCAGCGCTCGCCACCCTCCGGCAGAGTTTCCATACCTTTTGCCATAGCAAAAAAGCGTTCCGGGTCATAGCGCCCAGCAGAAAAATGAACCGGTGCAGCCAGCGGCATTTCCCGCAGCAGGCGCTGTACTTCATTTACGCGCTTTGTATATTCTTCTCCTGGGGAAATATTAGGATTATAATAAAACAAAGTAATGTCGAAATACTGCGCCAAATATTCCAGGCAGTAGCTGCTGCAGGGCGCACAGCAGGCGTGCAGCAGCAGGCGCGGACGGCTGCCGGCAGGCAGGCCTGCAAGTAGTTTGTCCAGTTCCAGCTGATAATTTTGTTTGATCATGGCGGCCTCCTGTTTCTGCGGTAAAACAGTTTTCGCAGAAAAAGCCGCGCGGATTGGGGAAAAACGCGCGGCTTTGGTTTTTATTCTTTTGTGACAGCGATTTTTAACTCGTTCAGCTGTTTGTCATCTACGATATCCGGTGCGTTGGACATCAGGTCGGCAGAGGATGCTACCTTCGGGAACGCAACCGTGTCGCGCATATCGTCAATGCCCAGCAGGACCATGACAAGGCGCTCCAAGCCCCAAGCCATGCCGCCGTGCGGCGGAGCGCCGTACTTCAGGGCATTCAGCAGGAAGCCGAAGCGGCGCTCCGCATCTTCCGGCTTAAAGCCGAGTGCTTCCAGCATGCGCTGCTGCAGCTCGGTATCGTGGATACGAATGCTGCCGCCGCCGGCTTCGTAGCCGTTAATAACCATATCGTACGCAATGGAGCGCACGGAACCGGGGTCGCTTTCCAGCCGGTCCAAATCTTCTGGATTTGGCATGGTAAACGGATGGTGCATTGCCATCCAGCGGCCTTCTTCTTTGCTGTACTCGAACATCGGAAAGTCTGTAATCCACAGCAGGCTGGGGTTGGATTTGTCAATCAAATCAAACCGGCGCGCCAGTTCGCAGCGCAGCGCACCCAGAGAAGCGTAAACCACGCTGTTTTCGTCGCTCGCAACTAAGAACAGTACATCGCCCGGTTCCGCGTCCAGTGCGGTGCGGATGGCCTGCACTTCTTCCGGTGCAAGAAATTTTTCGTAGCTGCTGGTTTCTTTTTCTGCCAAACGAGTCCAAGCAAGTCCTTTGGCACCGTAGGATTTGATCCATTCACCCAGCTTGTCAATTTCCTTGCGGGAAAGGTCATTTGCCTTGCCCTTCAGGTTAATACCGCGCACGGAACCCTCTGCCAGTGCGCCGCGAAACACCTTGAATTCGGTATTCTTGACACAATCGCTTACATCGTGCAGTTCCATTTCGAAACGCAGGTCAGGCTTGTCGGAACCAAAGCGGTTCATGCCTTCCTGCCAAGTCATACGGCGCAGCGGTGTGGGAATCTCAATATTCAGCAAATCTTTGTATGCCTTTTTGATGAAGCCCTCGCCGATTGCCATCACGTCTTCCTGATTGACAAAGCTCATTTCAAAGTCAATCTGGGTAAACTCCGGCTGGCGGTCAGCGCGTAGATCCTCGTCGCGGAAGCAGCGTGCAACCTGCATATAGCGGTCAAAGCCGGAAACCATCAGCAGCTGCTTGTAAAGCTGCGGGCTCTGCGGCAGGGCAAAGAATTTGCCGTGAAAAATACGGCTCGGCACCAGATAGTCGCGGGCACCTTCCGGTGTGGATTTGATGAGGTCAGGGGTTTCGATTTCCAGAAATCCGTTGTCATCAAAATATTCGTGTGCGGCCTTAACGATGCGGTGACGTGCGGTCAGAATGCGCTGCATATCCGGGCGGCGCAGGTCAAGATAGCGGTATTTCAGGCGGGTTTCGTTGGAAACCTTGGAGTTTTCTTCGATGGCAAAGGGCGGTGTTTCACTCTTTGAAAGGATGCGCAGTTCCGAAACAGCCAGTTCCACGTCACCGGTGGGCAGTTCCGCGTTTTTGCTGGTACGTTCACGTACCACGCCGGTCGCTGCCAGAACAAATTCGCTGCGGCAGGCAAAAGCCTTTTTAAAGACTTCGCGGTCCGTATCTTCATCAAACGCAAGCTGCATAATGCCGCTGCGGTCTCGCAAGTCTATAAAAATCAGTTGGCCAAGGTCACGCTGACGCTGTACCCAACCGCAGAGGGTCAATGTTTTTCCGGCATCGGACAGACGCGGTTCGCCGCAGTAGCAGCTGCGCTTGAGTCCGGTCATAAATTCTGCCATAAATGTGCCTCCAAGAAAAATATAGTAAATAAAAAGAATAGATAAAATTATAAAAGCGCACTTGCTTACAGTGCCGCGTCCAGTGCAGCAAATTCTTTCGTAAAATCTTCACCAAGCGTTAGTTCTGTTTTTTCGCCGGTTTCCATGTTCTTGACCTGTGCTTTTCCGCCGGTAATTTCATCGTCGCCCAAAACCATGCTGAAGCGTGCGCCAATCTTGTCCGCATATTTCATCTGTGCTTTCAAGCCGCGGCCAAGGTCGTCAAATGCTGCCGCGACACCGCAGGAACGCAGAGCAGATGCAAGCGTAAGGCTTTTTAAATGTGCCGCGTCACCGAGGCTTGCGATATACAGGTCGCATTTTTTCGGTGCGGGGAACTCGATACCCTGCGCTTCCATTAGCAGAATCAAACGGTCAAGCCCAAGCCCGAAACCGAGCGCAGGCATGGAGGGACCACCCAATTCTTCCACAAGGCCGTCATAGCGTCCACCGCCGCAGACGGTGCCTTGACTGCCAAGGTCATTTGTTGTGAATTCAAATACCGTGCGTGTATAATAATCCAGGCCGCGCACAATGCGGTCATTTACTTGATAAGCAATCTGCAGCGCATCCAAAGCCTCTTTCACTTTTTCAAAGTGCGCTTTGCAGTCGTCACACAGATAATCCAGAATGGACGGTGCTTTTTCACCGATTTTGTGGCAGGTTTCCACCTTGCAGTCCAGCAGACGCATCGGGTTGCGGTCCAGTCGGGAAAGGCAGGTTTCACAAAGCTGCTCTTTGTACTGCCAAAAATATTCCTGCAAAGCCTTTGTGTAAGCGGCGCGGCAGGTCGGGCAGCCAATGGAGTTGAGTTCCAAGGTCAGATTCTTAATGCCCAGACGTTTAAAAACCGAGTCTGCAATGGAAATGACTTCCGCATCAGCCAATGGGTCAGCAGAACCGTACATCTCTACGCCAAATTGA containing:
- the hisS gene encoding histidine--tRNA ligase, whose translation is MELITQAPRGTQDILPGQSEKWQAIEQVLREEAALHGFGEVRTPVFEHTELFQRGVGDTTDVVQKEMYTFLDKGNRSISLRPEGTAGATRALLEHGLYAAALPQKLWYETSCYRYEKVQKGRLRELHQFGVEMYGSADPLADAEVISIADSVFKRLGIKNLTLELNSIGCPTCRAAYTKALQEYFWQYKEQLCETCLSRLDRNPMRLLDCKVETCHKIGEKAPSILDYLCDDCKAHFEKVKEALDALQIAYQVNDRIVRGLDYYTRTVFEFTTNDLGSQGTVCGGGRYDGLVEELGGPSMPALGFGLGLDRLILLMEAQGIEFPAPKKCDLYIASLGDAAHLKSLTLASALRSCGVAAAFDDLGRGLKAQMKYADKIGARFSMVLGDDEITGGKAQVKNMETGEKTELTLGEDFTKEFAALDAAL